One window from the genome of Dasypus novemcinctus isolate mDasNov1 chromosome 26, mDasNov1.1.hap2, whole genome shotgun sequence encodes:
- the LOC101442090 gene encoding U3 small nucleolar RNA-interacting protein 2-like isoform X1: MNEEISSDSESESLAPRKTEEEEEEELEETAQEKKLRLAKLYLEQLRQQEEEKAEARSFEEDQVAGRLKEDVLEQRGKLQKSVAKEAWLMVAHQRGAELCVHHPPPQSPRAPRCRLLTRFLPLFKSFLVCPILFV; the protein is encoded by the exons cctgGCTCCAAGAAAGAccgaggaagaggaggaggaggagctggaggagacTGCACAGGAGAAGAAGCTGCGCTTGGCCAAGCTCTACCTTGAGCAGCTGAGGCAGCAGG AGGAGGAGAAGGCCGAGGCCCGCTCGTTCGAGGAGGACCAGGTGGCGGGGCGGCTGAAGGAAGATGTG CTCGAGCAGAGGGGCAAGCTGCAGAAGTCGGTGGCAAAGGAG gcTTGGCTGATGGTGGCGCATCAAAGAGGCGCGGAACTCTGTGTGCATCATCCCCCTCCGCAGAGCCCCCGGGCCCCCCGCTGCCGGCTCCTGACCCGCTTCCTCCCCTTATTTAAGTCCTTCCTGGTGTGCCCCATCCTCTTTGTATAA